The following proteins are encoded in a genomic region of Necator americanus strain Aroian chromosome II, whole genome shotgun sequence:
- a CDS encoding hypothetical protein (NECATOR_CHRII.G5333.T1) gives MSLLCQSFTRDRTIAYFEKDFLSHGEKRKLRNSLSEEPELPVARNSWLRLSSFGKIPPWATSTTISSSTTFIASKTSSQLYD, from the coding sequence atgtcgctgttgtgccaaagttttacacgggatcggaccatcgcctactttgaaaaagattttctttcgcaCGGAGAGAAGCGAAAACTGCGAAATTCACTAAGCGAAGAACCAGAACTACCAGTGGCTAGGAACTCTTGGCTTCGCTTGTCGAGTTTTGGAAAGATTCCGCCATGGGCAACATCGACGACGATCTCTTCATCGACGACATTCATCGCTTCTAAAACGTCTTCACAACTGTACGACTAA